Genomic DNA from Fusarium oxysporum Fo47 chromosome IX, complete sequence:
GCCTTGGAGCCAGGGGCAACATCTTACCTTGCGGCAATGCTCCAAAGTCGATGAACTCGCCTACTCGATACGCCCCCGGATATCCACTGGAGGCCACTACTAGCGAAATGGCGGCCTTTGGCTGGAACTCCATGTGTACTCGCTCCAGCTGCGCCTCGGTACATGCTATCATTATATCTGCAAGATCTGAGGCATCGTCTAAGAGTGGAAACAAGGCTTGTGCCTCGGGATCGCCAAACCGGGCGTTATATTCCAGGAGCTTTGGGCCATCAACAGCCTGCATTATTCCAGTGCAGATAAACCCAACGAACTTATGATCTAGAGTTGGTCAGTGCAGTAATTGATAGGAACGAATACGGGGTCACCTTGCTTTCGTTCTCGAGACCCCGGATGGTTGGTTCTAGGATCGTCTGCTGGATTTCCAGAGTTTCCTCGACATTGAAAAAGTCTGATGGGATACAAACTCCCATACCGCCTGTATTAGGTCCAAGGTTTCCGTCATATATTCTCTGGGCATCTTGTCCGACTGGGAACAACCTCCATACCTTTCCATCCGTGATTATGGTGACACTCAATTCACGACCAACCAGGAACTCCTCAATGACGAtttcttctccagcttcGCCGAAAACACGCTCAACCATGAACTTGTTAACAGCATCTTCGGCTTCCTCCTTCGTGTTACAAAGAAACACACCCTTTCCTGCTGCCAGACCTGATGCTTTCACAACATGTCTGCTTGTTGGCTGGCTTTGCAGGAACAAGCTAGCTTcagatggtgatgagaagcttTTATAGCTTGCAGTAGGTATCTTGTGGCGTTCCATAAAGGCTTTCGCCCACCTCTTGGAACCTTCGATCTTCGCTACTTTCTTAGAAGGTCCAAAAACTCGAAACCCCCGGATTTCAAAGAAGTCCACTGCCCCGGATATGATTGATGAGTCAGAACATGGAACAACGAGATCCACACGATGGGTTTCAGCAACCCCCAACAGTCCTGTAAGATCCGTGGCCTTTATATCAGGGTCGCAGTTCTTAATCTTGGTTGATCCGCGAGCCGTACCGCCATTGCCAGGAGCACAAATGATTAAATCGACCTTAGGGGACTTGCTCAGTGACCAAACGATTGCATGCTCCCTCCCTTCCCCGCCAATCAACATTACACGAATCTTGCCAGCGTGAAAGAAGCTCATGATAAGTTATAAATGTGGTGGCAGCGCTCGATGGAGATCGGGCGTTTCGATGCCGGTTTTCGTCAAAAAGGTTTGATTGTACTTTGTCGTGTACTGAGGTCAAGAAATCCCCCCGTGCCTTATACTCTCCAAAAATCACTTCGGCATCTGACAACGGCTATGAAGGCCAACAGCCGTTCGCATAGTCACTGGAAATGCTCCAATATTGTCAACACCTCTCGGCAAGCGCGTTTCGATACTTGCACCACTTGCATGCCGTCGCGTCGTATTCTTGACGCCCGTGTGGGATTCGATGGGTGCCATGGCTCTGTCGAATTTACAATTGCATCGGAATATCAGGCTATAAGCCTACACCGAGGTTACACAAGTGAACGGTGGCTGTTTCACATACTACCCATTGAGAACGATGGTGGTAACATGAGTCCACCCCTACGAAAATAGTGGTCGTACTAGTACCAAAGGTATTCTAATGTCCAGTGTCCTCTGTTCTAATATGTCTGAAAGGCCCTGGAGTTCTTCTCAACTCAGCAATGAAAATATCTACTGGGCCTCTCCCTCAAGCATCTTATGTAAGGCCGGTATACCAAATACATAATTTTGCTTCAGCATGTCTTTTTATTCACGGATGAATATATTGTCAACATACGAAAGGATACGCCACTTAACTCGCAAAACACCTTTGGTCACTTCACACGACCTAGCCAAAATGGTTTCAAGAACATGCAATCACCTAGAAGGTGTTACGATTATTCTAAAGTGCGAGAACCTTCAGTTGTCCGGCTCCTTTAAATACCGAAGGGGCTCTAAACAAACTGCTTCGATTGAGTCCCGAGCAATTGGATCGTGGTTTGGTGACATATAACACTGGTATGTAAATTAAATAGCCTAGACACAACTGATTATATTTTGGTGGACTTGTACTAAAATGATACTTGGGATCAGGAAACCATGCTCTGGCCCTTCTGATGACTACAGAACAGATGTCCAAAGTCCGTGGACAGACCATACCAATCCAGATCTACGTCCCttcatcagcctcaaatgACAAAATTTCCGCAATAAAATCCTACTGCACCTCTCCCACCACAGTTGTCCTTCAAGAAAATGGACTGGACCGGTGCGCAAAGGAAGCAATGGAGGCTTGTAAAAGTATGAGGATGACATTTGTTCCACCGGCCAACGATTCGGACATAATACTGGGCCAGGCAATAGCTGCTGTAGAATTCCAGGATCAGGTTGCAGCCGACCATCTTGGCGAGCTCGATGCAATAGTTGTACCGTGTGGTGGAGGGAGTCTTTTATCCGGTTGTGCGTCTTGGTTTCGAGGCGTACCAACTCAAGTCTGGGGCGCCGAACCTCAATTTGATGGCCCAGGCCTCCATGCAAGTTTGAAAGCGGGTATAATATTGCCAAAACAAAAGTCTATGGGAATGACGATCGCAGATGGACAGCGGACAACACTCAGCCCCACGAGCTGGGCAATCCTGCGCGATCAAACAAATCTTCAAGATTCCGTCGTCGTTACAGAGGCGCAAATACGCAAGTCGATGTCACTCTACCATGGAGAATTTGGTGGCATCATTGAGCCAAGTTCCGCAGTTGCGATGGCAGCATGTTTTGAGGTTCCACAGCGTCAAGTGGCAATTCACAATGCTACCACTGCCACGGAAATTGGCGTGATACTCAGTGAAGGTAATATCAGTGCCGGAACTTTTCATAGATTGGTAAACGGACACTGAAGGAGAGTATTCTTTATTGGCTGGGTGGGTAAGCGTTGACCTTAAGAGATCTTTGGCCCTGTTGGTTCTCGTGGCATTTCTTTGGCCCTTTGTTGCAATGTTAATATTCTTTCTTGAAATCTCGAACAATCAAATGCTGAAGAATCATGTTTACACAGACCAGGCTACGAATGCTTCCGGAGCCCTTGCGGGTTTTATTGTTGGGCTCTGGCGGTAGAGAACATGCTCTTGCATGGAAACTCTGCCAGTCCCCTCTTGTTGAGCTTATCGTTGTATGTCCAGGAAATGTGGCGACAGAGGAACTTACCAAGACGAAAAATTGCAAATATGAGTCACTTGAACAAGCTCTCAGTGTTTCTAAGAGTCGCAACATCAACTTGGCTGTTTTCACCAACGAAGCAGACCTAGCAGCAGGGGCCGTGGACTTGTTCTCTCAGGGTAACACTATTCTCGAATCGCATCACCATCCAACAGCTACATCAACTCTAATTCTTTATTCAGTGGTATGGCTAACTCGTTCACAGAGGGAATACCATGCATTGGGCCGCCAAAGAAAGCGTCGCTGCTTGAAACCTCGAAGGTCTTCGCAAAACGATTTATGAGCAAAAATAACATCCCAACGGCCACCTATGGCCATTTCTCGTGTTACGAAGagtctcttctttttatagAAGATCAATTCGCTCAAGGGAGGAGAAAGGTAGTCCTCAAACATCCCGGCATCGGAGCCAGGCAAGGTGTCTTCGTTATCGAAAcgcttgaagaagcaaaacAAACATTAGTCGCTGAATTCGGCGGGTAACCATGTGGTACATCTCGTCAGCCAGACTTTGATATACTTATTGAAGAATTCCTCGAGGGTCGCGAGTTTACCATCATGGCTCTTACAGATGGCCGAAATTTCACCATGTTTCCCCCCTACCTAGACGTCAAGACACGCAAAGAAAACAATCAAGGCCCGATGACTGGGGGTATGGGCTGCGTGTGCCCTACGATCAGGTGTACTGAGTCCATGTTTCAAGCTTTGGCGCAAGGCTTTATGGCGCGCATAATTGCAGGCTTGGGTAAAGAAGGTATGTATTCATCATGATCACTCAATTACAAATATTAAGCTACACTCGCCCATAGGGCTTGACTTCCCTGGATTCATTGCCATTGATGTTATTTTAACTCACGATGGGCCGATTGCCATTGAGTATGACTTAAGACTAGGTGACCCGGAAACACAGGCTTTAATGCCTCTGATACAGCCTGACCTGGATCTAGCAAAGGTTTTGGCACAATGCCATAGCGACCAGATATCTCTCAGCTCATCACTCTTTCAAAAAGACAGGTTTGCGGCAGTTGTTGTTGCCGTAACAAAGAAATATCCACTTGAGCCAGAAACCCAGCCTCTGCATGTCAATCTGACTACACCAACTCAGAAAGGTATGTCTTCAGGATTGACTGGCTATTTCGATGTTGCAATTGACTCCAGCGAAGATACGATCATATACCACAGCCATACTTTCCATTCAAGTGTACAGCCAAGCCAGCCCGTTGTGCAGGCACGAGGTGGCCGAGTATTAGGTGTATGTGGCATTGGCAATAACCTCGATGTCGCAGCTCAGAGGGCATATTCTGGCATGGAAGCAGTAAAGTTTGAAGGAATGGAGTACAGGACTGACATAGGTACTGAAACAGACAATGTACTGTAACAGAGACGGAGCACGTGGCTTATATaaacgaagaagaaaaaagttgaagatgagtgCGTACGTACGTTGTCAATGGAAGTTTTAACAAGGAAATATGACATGCGTATACGCAGAAGTGTTTTCATTACCCAAGGTTTTCTGTGCCTTTCATAATTTATGTAAGGTTTTTAATAGGTCAATCAAAGGCTAGAGGTAACAGCACCCAACATAAAACAGTAGAGCAAGCGAAACATACTTAAATTTTAACTTCTTGAGGCTGCGTATTGCTGGCACTGGACCTAACGCAAACGGCTGCCCTGGCTGATGCTTGCGAACGCAGACCTTCTCAGTGCCCAACACACCCTGTATGTTGGGAGGTTTTTTTTCTCTAAAAAAGGAAATTTCATTGGTATGTCAGCATTTAGGCAGGTAGTAAGAGTTATATAAGTCCTCGTGTGCACAGGTCAACGTTGAGGGGGCCCTGGAAGTAAGGTGTTGAGCATCCTCACACCACCCCCACATCCCTGTGTAACCCTTTCACATCAcggcctcctcctccttgcGCCTCCCTTTTACACCTTCCCACGCCTTCCTTCTCTCCCTGCAGCCTGATTCCACCTACTCGTGTACCCTCAAGTGACGCACTACTTTGAACACAGATCACTTCGTCTCATTAACCAATGAGTAGAAGAGCCCTCCAGGTGCTTGTTATCGGGAAAGGTGCCCGAGAGCATGCCTTGGCCTGGCAGCTGAGTCGAGCCAGATCAGTCAAACATGTTTTCGTATTCCCTGGCAATGCTGGCACACATGAGGTTGCAGCCAGCAACGGCACAGCCGGGATTTCCGCCTTTGAAGGCGCCAGCAGCTCGGAATATCACGATTTGGCGAAGCGTGCCAAGGACATCGGTATAGGTTTGGTAGTTGTCGGTCCTGATGACGACGTGGTGAATGGCATCGAAGAATCCTTTCGCAAAGGTCAGGGAGCAGCTATCGACCTCTGTCTATCAACCCTAACTGACATCTCCTCTTTTTAGTTGGCGTGTCTTGCTTCGCACCTTCGCGCGAGGCCGCAGAACTTGAAGGCTCCAAAGTCTCTGCGAAGGAGTTCATGAATAAGTTTGGCATTCCGACTGCTCACCATGGGAGTTTTGACAACCTCGAGGCTGCTAGTGCATACGTGCGCCATGTTTTCACCGACAAAGACCACCGTATCGTCATCAAAGCAGACGGCCTAGCCGCAGGGAAGGGCGTAGTTCTCCCTGAAACACCAGAAGAAGCACTGGAAGATCTTCGCAGCATCATGAGCGACGGCAAATTTTCTACAGCAGGCTCCTCAGTGGTAATCGAAGAGTACATGGACGGGTACGAGATTAGCATCTTGACCTTTAGCGACGGCAAgaccttcttttctcttccacCTGGGCAAGACCACAAGCGCATTTTAGAGGGAAACAAGGGACCCAACACTGGAGGCATGGGGGTTTACTCACCTGTGCCCATGGTAACTCCAGATGTCTTACAGAAGATTGATGAAGTCATCTTGAAACCTACATTCGATGCTCTTGCAAAAGAAGGTGAGCTGCCCATCATGTTTCGTTTCAATTCTGCTGTTAACAGCCCTCCCAGGCCGTCCTTTCTGTGGCCTGCTGTTCACTGGAGTCATGGTCACCAAATCGGGCCCTAAGGTCATCGAATACAATGTTCGCTTCGGCGACC
This window encodes:
- a CDS encoding phosphoribosylglycinamide synthetase, encoding MSFFHAGKIRVMLIGGEGREHAIVWSLSKSPKVDLIICAPGNGGTARGSTKIKNCDPDIKATDLTGLLGVAETHRVDLVVPCSDSSIISGAVDFFEIRGFRVFGPSKKVAKIEGSKRWAKAFMERHKIPTASYKSFSSPSEASLFLQSQPTSRHVVKASGLAAGKGVFLCNTKEEAEDAVNKFMVERVFGEAGEEIVIEEFLVGRELSVTIITDGKVWRLFPVGQDAQRIYDGNLGPNTGDHKFVGFICTGIMQAVDGPKLLEYNARFGDPEAQALFPLLDDASDLADIMIACTEAQLERVHMEFQPKAAISLVVASSGYPGAYRVGEFIDFGALPQDVFVFHAGTSWAGDRLVTQGGRVLAVVCIADSTEEAIKGAYSGAREIIFKGKYLRTDIGQILSSW
- a CDS encoding phosphoribosylglycinamide synthetase, with the translated sequence MVSRTCNHLEGVTIILKCENLQFPEQLDRGLVTYNTGNHALALLMTTEQMSKVRGQTIPIQIYVPSSASNDKISAIKSYCTSPTTVVLQENGLDRCAKEAMEACKSMRMTFVPPANDSDIILGQAIAAVEFQDQVAADHLGELDAIVVPCGGGSLLSGCASWFRGVPTQVWGAEPQFDGPGLHASLKAGIILPKQKSMGMTIADGQRTTLSPTSWAILRDQTNLQDSVVVTEAQIRKSMSLYHGEFGGIIEPSSAVAMAACFEVPQRQVAIHNATTATEIGVILSEGNISAGTFHRLSRNINLAVFTNEADLAAGAVDLFSQEGIPCIGPPKKASLLETSKVFAKRFMSKNNIPTATYGHFSCYEESLLFIEDQFAQGRRKVVLKHPGIGARQGVFVIETLEEAKQTLPDFDILIEEFLEGREFTIMALTDGRNFTMFPPYLDVKTRKENNQGPMTGGMGCVCPTIRCTESMFQALAQGFMARIIAGLGKEGLDFPGFIAIDVILTHDGPIAIEYDLRLGDPETQALMPLIQPDLDLAKVLAQCHSDQISLSSSLFQKDRFAAVVVAVTKKYPLEPETQPLHVNLTTPTQKAQRAYSGMEAVKFEGMEYRTDIGCVLLALDLTQTAALADACERRPSQCPTHPVNVEGALELSRARSVKHVFVFPGNAGTHEVAASNGTAGISAFEGASSSEYHDLAKRAKDIGIGLVVVGPDDDVVNGIEESFRKVGVSCFAPSREAAELEGSKVSAKEFMNKFGIPTAHHGSFDNLEAASAYVRHVFTDKDHRIVIKADGLAAGKGVVLPETPEEALEDLRSIMSDGKFSTAGSSVVIEEYMDGYEISILTFSDGKTFFSLPPGQDHKRILEGNKGPNTGGMGVYSPVPMVTPDVLQKIDEVILKPTFDALAKEGRPFCGLLFTGVMVTKSGPKVIEYNVRFGDPETQSSMLLIHEDTDLASVMLSCTNGTLAQMKNSIRIKSGFACNVVIASGGYPGDYKTGKVATLSSPPEGVVIFHAGTRKEDRLLKTAGGRVFSVAAYGDTLEEARRKAYMGVGCVSFEDMVYRKDIALGGLAK